From Salvia splendens isolate huo1 chromosome 3, SspV2, whole genome shotgun sequence, a single genomic window includes:
- the LOC121796991 gene encoding eukaryotic peptide chain release factor GTP-binding subunit ERF3B-like, with protein sequence MGKEKIHISIVVIGHVDSGKSTTTGHLIYKLGGIDKRVIERFEKEAAEMNKRSFKYAWVLDKLKAERERGITIDIALWKFETTKYYCTVIDAPGHRDFIKNMITGTSQADCAVLIIDSTTGGFEAGISKDGQTREHALLAFTLGVKQMICCCNKMDATTPKYSKARYDEIIKEVSSYLKKVGYNPEKIPFVPISGFEGDNMIERSTNLDWYKGPTLLEALDAVQEPKRPSDKPLRLPLQDVYKIGGIGTVPVGRVETGVIKPGMVVTFGPTGLTTEVKSVEMHHEALQEALPGDNVGFNVKNVAVKDLKRGFVASNSKDDPAKEAANFTSQVIIMNHPGQIGNGYAPVLDCHTSHIAVKFSELMTKIDRRSGKELEKEPKFLKNGDAGMVKMIPTKPMVVETFSQYPPLGRFAVRDMRQTVAVGVIKSVEKKDPSGAKVTKAAAKKGAKCLLLFVVRFWLPELDSGSPMASSNMGKEKIHISIVVIGHVDSGKSTTTGHLIYKLGGIDKRVIERFEKEAAEMNKRSFKYAWVLDKLKAERERGITIDIALWKFETTKYYCTVIDAPGHRDFIKNMITGTSQADCAVLIIDSTTGGFEAGISKDGQTREHALLAFTLGVKQMICCCNKMDATTPKYSKARYDEIIKEVSSYLKKVGYNPEKIPFVPISGFEGDNMIERSTNLDWYKGPTLLEALDAVQEPKRPSDKPLRLPLQDVYKIGGIGTVPVGRVETGVIKPGMVVTFGPTGLTTEVKSVEMHHEALQEALPGDNVGFNVKNVAVKDLKRGFVASNSKDDPAKEAANFTSQVIIMNHPGQIGNGYAPVLDCHTSHIAVKFSELMTKIDRRSGKELEKEPKFLKNGDAGMVKMIPTKPMVVETFSQYPPLGRFAVRDMRQTVAVGVIKSVEKKDPSGAKVTKAAAKKGAK encoded by the exons ATGGGTAAGGAAAAGATTCATATCAGTATTGTGGTCATTGGCCATGTTGACTCCGGGAAGTCAACCACCACTGGACATCTCATCTACAAGCTTGGTGGTATTGACAAGCGTGTGATTGAGAGGTTTGAGAAGGAAGCTGCTGAGATGAACAAGAGGTCGTTCAAGTATGCATGGGTTCTTGACAAGCTCAAGGCTGAGCGTGAACGTGGTATCACCATTGATATCGCCCTCTGGAAGTTCGAGACTACCAAGTACTACTGCACTGTCATTGATGCTCCTGGACATCGTGATTTCATCAAGAACATGATTACTGGTACCTCTCAGGCAGATTGTGCTGTACTCATCATTGATTCCACCACCGGTGGTTTTGAAGCAGGTATCTCCAAGGATGGACAGACTCGTGAGCACGCTCTTCTGGCTTTTACTCTTGGTGTGAAGCAGATGATCTGTTGCTGTAACAAG ATGGATGCTACCACTCCTAAATACTCCAAGGCAAGGTACGATGAAATCATTAAGGAAGTCTCTTCCTACCTGAAGAAGGTTGGTTACAACCCTGAGAAGATCCCGTTTGTGCCTATCTCTGGATTTGAGGGTGACAATATGATTGAGAGGTCGACCAACCTTGACTGGTACAAGGGCCCAACTCTTCTAGAGGCTCTTGATGCTGTCCAGGAGCCCAAGAGGCCCTCAGACAAGCCTCTCCGTCTCCCACTTCAGGATGTCTACAAGATTGGTGGTATTGGAACTGTGCCAGTCGGAAGAGTTGAAACTGGTGTCATCAAACCTGGTATGGTCGTCACCTTCGGACCAACTGGGCTGACCACTGAGGTTAAGTCTGTTGAGATGCACCACGAGGCCCTCCAGGAAGCTCTCCCAGGGGACAATGTTGGCTTCAACGTCAAGAACGTTGCTGTCAAGGATCTGAAGCGTGGTTTTGTTGCATCAAACTCCAAGGATGACCCCGCCAAGGAGGCTGCAAACTTCACTTCCCAGGTCATCATCATGAACCACCCCGGTCAGATTGGAAATGGTTATGCTCCAGTCCTTGATTGCCATACTTCACACATTGCTGTGAAGTTTTCTGAGCTCATGACCAAGATTGACAGACGTTCTGGAAAGGAGCTTGAGAAGGAGCCTAAGTTTTTGAAGAATGGTGATGCTGGTATGGTTAAGATGATTCCGACCAAGCCCATGGTTGTGGAGACATTCTCGCAGTACCCGCCTCTTGGAAGGTTTGCTGTTAGGGACATGCGTCAGACTGTTGCTGTTGGTGTGATCAAGAGTGTGGAGAAGAAGGACCCATCAGGAGCCAAGGTGACCAAGGCAGCAGCTAAGAAGGGTGCCAAGTG TCTTTTGTTGTTTGTCGTGCGATTTTGGCTCCCAGAATTGGATTCTGGATCGCCGATGGC ATCTAGTAATATGGGCAAGGAAAAGATTCATATCAGTATTGTGGTCATTGGCCATGTCGACTCTGGGAAGTCGACCACCACTGGACATCTCATCTACAAGCTTGGTGGTATTGACAAGCGTGTGATTGAGAGGTTTGAGAAGGAAGCTGCTGAGATGAACAAGAGGTCGTTCAAGTATGCGTGGGTTCTTGACAAGCTCAAGGCTGAGCGTGAACGTGGTATCACGATTGATATCGCCCTCTGGAAGTTTGAGACTACCAAGTACTACTGCACCGTCATTGATGCTCCTGGACATCGTGATTTCATCAAGAATATGATTACTGGGACCTCTCAGGCAGATTGTGCTGTACTGATCATTGATTCCACCACTGGTGGTTTTGAGGCTGGTATCTCCAAGGATGGACAGACCCGTGAGCATGCTCTTCTGGCTTTTACTCTTGGTGTGAAGCAAATGATCTGTTGCTGTAACAAG aTGGATGCTACCACTCCTAAATACTCCAAGGCAAGGTATGATGAAATCATTAAGGAAGTCTCTTCCTACCTGAAGAAGGTTGGTTACAACCCTGAGAAGATCCCGTTTGTGCCTATCTCTGGATTTGAGGGTGACAATATGATTGAGAGGTCGACCAACCTAGACTGGTACAAGGGCCCAACTCTTCTAGAGGCTCTTGATGCTGTCCAGGAGCCAAAGAGGCCCTCAGACAAGCCTCTCCGTCTCCCACTTCAGGATGTCTACAAGATTGGTGGTATTGGAACTGTGCCAGTAGGAAGAGTTGAAACTGGTGTCATCAAACCTGGTATGGTCGTCACCTTCGGACCAACTGGGCTGACCACTGAGGTCAAGTCTGTTGAGATGCATCACGAGGCCCTCCAGGAAGCTCTCCCAGGTGACAATGTTGGCTTCAACGTCAAGAACGTTGCTGTCAAGGATCTGAAGCGTGGTTTTGTTGCATCAAACTCCAAGGATGACCCCGCCAAGGAGGCCGCAAACTTCACTTCCCAGGTCATCATCATGAACCACCCCGGTCAGATTGGAAATGGTTATGCTCCAGTCCTCGATTGCCATACTTCACACATTGCTGTGAAGTTTTCTGAGCTCATGACCAAGATTGACAGACGTTCTGGAAAGGAGCTTGAGAAGGAGCCTAAGTTTTTGAAGAATGGTGATGCCGGTATGGTTAAGATGATTCCGACCAAGCCCATGGTTGTGGAGACATTCTCGCAGTACCCGCCTCTTGGAAGGTTTGCTGTTAGGGACATGCGTCAGACTGTTGCTGTTGGTGTGATCAAGAGTGTTGAGAAGAAGGACCCATCAGGAGCCAAGGTGACCAAGGCAGCAGCCAAGAAGGGTGCCAAGTGA